The stretch of DNA acacactctctctctccctcagtaacatcaccctctccatctctctctctctctctcacacactccctctctccctcagtaacatcaccctctccatctctctctctctctcacacactccctctctccctcagtaatatcaccctctccatctctctctctctcacacattccctctctccctcagtaacatcaccctctccatctctctctccctctctctcacacactccctctctccctcagtaacatctccctctccatctctctctttctctctctcacacacactccctctctccctcagtaacgtcaccctctccatctctctctctctcacacatacactccctctctccctcagtaacatcaccctctccatctctctctctctctctctctcacacactccctctctccctcagtaacatcaccctctccatctctctctctctctcacactccctctctccctcaggaacatcaccctctccatctctctctctgtctctcacacactctctctctccctcagtaacatcaccctctccatctctctcactctctctcacactccctctctccctcagtaacatcaccctctccatctctctctctctctctcacactccctctctccctcaggaacatctccctctccatctctctctctctctctcacacactccctctctccctcagtaacatcaccctctccatctctctcgctctctcacacactccctctctccctcagtaacatccccctctccatctctctctctctcacacactccctctctccctcagtaccctcaccctctctatctctttctctctctcacacacactctctctctccctcagtaacatcaccctgtccatctgtctctctctctctcacactccctctctccctcaggaacatctccctctccatctctctctctctctctcacacactccctctctccctcagtaacatcaccctctccatctctctcgctctctcacacactccctctctccctcagtaacatccccctctccatctctctctctctctctctcacacactctctctctccctcagtaacatcaccctctccatctctctctctctctctctctcacacactccctctctctccctcagtaacatcaccctctccaactctctctctctctctctctcacacactccctctctccttcaggaacatctccctctccatctctctctctctctctctctcacacattccctctctccctcagtaacatcactctctccatctttctctctctctctcacacactccctctctccctcattaacatcaccctctccatctctctctctcacacactccctctctccctcagtaacatcaccctctccatctttctctctctctctcacacactccctctctccctcagtaacatcaccctctccatctctccctctctcacacactccctctctccctaagtaacatcaccctctccatctctctctctctctctcacacactccctctctccctcagtaacatcaccctctccatctctctctctctctctcacacactccctctctccctcagtaacatcaccctctccatctctctctctctctcacacactccctctctccctcagtaacatcaccctctccatctctctctctctctcacacactccctctctccctctgtaacatcaccttctccagttcttactctctctctctcacgttccctctctctctctctccccccccccccccaggcctGAGTAACATTATCGGGGTGATCGTctacacctccccctccctctctcccccctctctcacactccctctccctctctctctctctctccctctctctctcccccccccactctctctctctctctctctctctctctctcacgttccctctctctctctccccccccccccccaggcctGAGTAACATTATCGGGGTGATCGTctacacctccccctccctctctcccccctctctcacactccctctccctctctcacactccctctccctctctctctctctctctctccctctctctctctccccccctctctcacgttccctctctctctcccccctcccaggCCTGAGTAACATTATCGGGATGatcctgtacacctccctctccctccctctctctctctccctctctccccctctctcacactccctctccctctctccccctctctccctctccctctctccctctcctacactccctcttcctctctccccccctctctctctctctctctctctctcacgttccctctctctcccccccccccaggcctGAGTAACAGTATCGGGGTGATCCCctacacctccctccccctctcacactctctctctctctctctctctctccccccccccaggccTGAGTAACATTATCGGGATGATCCTgtacatctccctctccctctcctcctctctccctctccccctctccctctctctctccccccctctctctctctctctctctctctctctctccccccctccctctctctctctctcacactctccctctctctctctctccccccccctccaggCCTGAGTAACATTATCGGGATGatcctgtacacctccctccccctctcctcctctctccctctccccctctccctctctctcttcccccctccctctctctctctctctctctctctcacgttccctctctctctctctcccccccccaggccTGAGTCACATTATCGGGGTGatcctgtacacctccctccccctctcacactctctccctctctccccccccctagGCCTGAGCAACATTATCGGGGTGATCCTGTAcacctccctcgctctctctctctccccctctcacactctctctctctccccccccctagGCCTGAGCAACATTATCGGGGTGATCCCctacacctccctccccctctcacactctctccctctcccccccccaggccTGAGCAACATTATCGGGGTGATCCCctacacctccctccccctctcacactctctctccctctctctctccccctctcactctccctctctctctcccccccaggcCTGAGCAACATTATCGGGGTGATCCCctacacctccctccccctctcacactctctctctctctcccccccctagGCCTGAGCAACATTATCGGGGTGATCCCctacacctccctccccctctcacactctctctctctctctcccccccctagGCCTGAGCAACATTATCGGGGTGatcctgtacacctccctctctctctctctctctctccccctctcacactctctctctctccccccccccccaggcctGAGCAACATTATCGGGGTGatcctgtacacctccctctctctctctctctccccctctcacactctctctctctccccccccctagGCCTGAGCAACATTATCGGGGTGatcctgtacacctccctctctctctctctctccgcccccctctctctctctctctctcacgttccctctccgcccccccccccccccctaggCCTGAGTAACATTATCGGGGTGatcctgtacacctccctctctgtctctcacgttccctctctctctctctctcccccctcccaggCCTGAGTAACATTATCGGGGTGatcctgtacacctccctctccctcctctctctctctccctctctccccctctctcacactccctctccctctctccccctctctccctctccctctctccctctcctacactccctcttcctctctccccccctctctctctctctctctctctctcacgttctctctctctctcccccccaggcCTGAGTAACAGTATCGGGGTGATCCActacacctccctccccctctcacactctctctctctctctctctctctctccccccccccaggccTGAGTAACATTATCGGGATGATCCTgtacatctccctctccctctcctcctctctccctctccccctctccctctctctctccccccctctctctctctctctctctctctctctctctcccccccctccctctctctctctctcacactctccctctctctctctctccccccccccccaggcctGAGTAACATTATCGGGATGatcctgtacacctccctccccctctcctcctctctccctctccccctctcctctctctcttcccccctccctctctctctctctctctctctctcacgttccctctctctctctctcccccccccaggccTGAGTCACATTATCGGGGTGatcctgtacacctccctccccctctcacactctctccctctctcccccccctagGCCTGAGCAACATTATCGGGGTGATCCTGTAcacctccctcgctctctctctctccccctctcacactctctctctctccccccccctagGCCTGAGCAACATTATCGGGGTGATCCCctacacctccctccccctctcacactctctccctctccccccccccaggccTGAGCAACATTATCGGGGTGATCCCctacacctccctccccctctcacactctctctccctctctctctccccctctcactctccctctctctctcccccccaggcCTGAGCAACATTATCGGTGTGATCCCctacacctccctccccctctcacactctctctctctctctcccccccctagGCCTGAGCAACATTATCGGGGTGatcctgtacacctccctctctctctctctctctccccctctcacactctctctctctccccccccccccaggcctGAGCAACATTATCGGGGTGatcctgtacacctccctctctctctctctctccccctctcacactctctctctctccccccccctagGCCTGAGCAACATTATCGGGGTGatcctgtacacctccctctctctctctctctccccccctctctctctctctctctctctctcacgttccctctccccccccccccccccccccctaggCCTGAGTAACATTATCGGGGTGatcctgtacacctccctctctctctctctctcacgttccctctctctctctcccccccaggcCTGAGTAACATTATCGGGGTGatcctgtacacctccctctctctctctctctctccccctctcacacactctctctctcccccccccccccccctaggCCTGAGCAACATTATCGGGGTGATCCCctacacctccctccccctctcacactctctctccctccctctctctctccccctctcactctccctctctcccccccccccaggcctGAGCAACATTATCGGGGTGATCCCctacacctccctccccctctcacactctctctccctccctctctctctccccctctcactctccctctctcccccccccccaggcctGAGCAACATTATCGCGGTGatcctgtacacctccctctctctctctctctctccccctctcacacactctctctctcccccccccccccctaggCCTGAGCAACATTATCGGGGTGATCCCctacacctccctccccctctcacactctctctccctccctctctctctccccctctcactctccctctctcccccccccccaggcctGAGCAACATTATCGGGGTGatcctgtacacctccctccccctctcacactctctctcctccctctctctctccccctctcactctccctctctccccccccccaggccTGAGCAACATTATCGGGGTGatcctgtacacctccctctctctctcacactctctctctctctccccccccctagGCCTGAGCAACATTATCGGGGTGATCGTCTACATTTCTGCCAACGCGGGGGACCCGAGCACAAGCGAGACGCGGACAAGCGTTTCCACTACTCCTACGGCTGGTCCTTCTACTTTGTCGGCCTGTCCTTCCTGCTGGCCGAGACCGTCGGGGTCCTGGTGGTGCACATCTACATCGACCAGAACAAAGACACCCGCCCCCGCGCCCGATCCCGCTGCCGCTCCGAGCTGCTGGACCCCCGCGCCAAGCCGGCCCTCCCCCCCTACCGGCTGCAGTGCGGCCCCGGGCCCGGAGGGGGCGCCTCGCTCTCGGCGCCCGGCTCCCCGGCCCCCCGCCCCTCGGCcggcccccccctcccctccccccccccctcctcctcctcctccgacGGCTCGTCGGCCTCCACATCCCCACCGTCCTCCTCGCCCCCCGCCCTCGTCGCCCGCCTCGTCCCGGTCGGGCCTGGCCCCCCGCCGCCCCCGGCCGCCGCGGCGGCACGGGCCCCGCCCCCCTCCCTCGGCGCCTGgcacccctcccccgccccccgaCCTCTCCATGTTCACCCTGTCGCGGCAGCAGGTCAGGGGTCACGGCGagctgggtgggggagggggagggggaggggcggggggtcAGGCCCCCACCTTCCTGCAGCTCCACAATTGCcccgggaagggggagggggagggggagggctcGGGGACCCTCAACCGCAGGACCACCCccgtgtgagggagggagggaacgagggatagagggagggagagagggaacgagggagagacagtgagggagggagggagggaggggaagtgggatatagggggagggagagggaaggaacaAGGGAACGAGGGATAGAgggagcgggagggagagggagggaacgagGGAACGAGggatagagggggagggagggagagggaggggatagagggagagggagggagggaacgagggagggggatagagggagagggagagggagggagggaacgagggagagggagagggaggggtagggAGGGAGTGAGACGTGCTCTGGACCAGGTCAGAATATNNNNNNNNNNNNNNNNNNNNNNNNNNNNNNNNNNNNNNNNNNNNNNNNNNNNNNNNNNNNNNNNNNNNNNNNNNNNNNNNNNNNNNNNNNNNNNNNNNNNGAGGGACGGCAGGCAACAAGTGGAATCATTTTATTAGCAACACGACGATTCAACCCTCCCAcagcagcacggggttagatacagggtacagctccctctacaccgtccccccccactccccagggacaggggttagatacagggtacagctccctctacaccgttcccccactccccagggacagggggttagatacagggtacagctccctctacaccgtccccccactcccagggacaggggttagatacagggtacagctccctctacaccgtcccccccactccccagggacagggggttagatacagggtacagctccctctacaccgtcccccccactcccagggacaggggggttagatacagagtaaagcttcctctacactgtcccccactccccagggacaggggggttagatacagggtaaagctccctgtacactgtccctcGACTGATCTCCCACCTGTacaacccccccaccacccccgtgACCCCAAAGGGGTGTCCCCCCCTTgacccttctcccccccccccccccccccccccccgcggcGCCCCCTAGCTCCTGACCACCCCCACCCAGCCCTCCCTcgtacccccccacccccccgcggCGCCCCCTAGCTCCTGACCGACACCACCCAGCCCTCCCTcgtacccccccacccccccgcggCGCCCCCTAGCTCTTGACCACCCCCACCCAGCCCTCCCTCgtacccccccaca from Chiloscyllium punctatum isolate Juve2018m unplaced genomic scaffold, sChiPun1.3 scaffold_223, whole genome shotgun sequence encodes:
- the LOC140472029 gene encoding LOW QUALITY PROTEIN: voltage-dependent calcium channel gamma-8 subunit-like (The sequence of the model RefSeq protein was modified relative to this genomic sequence to represent the inferred CDS: inserted 1 base in 1 codon), yielding MKRGRCEMINHFPEDTDYDHDSAEYLLRVVRASSIFPILSAILLLTGGLCIAASRLYRSKRNIILGAGILFVAAGLSNIIGVIVYISANAGDPSXKRDADKRFHYSYGWSFYFVGLSFLLAETVGVLVVHIYIDQNKDTRPRARSRCRSELLDPRAKPALPPYRLQCGPGPGGGASLSAPGSPAPRPSAGPPLPSPPPSSSSSDGSSASTSPPSSSPPALVARLVPVGPGPPPPPAAAAARAPPPSLGAWHPSPAPRPLHVHPVAAAAARG